One Methylosarcina fibrata AML-C10 DNA segment encodes these proteins:
- a CDS encoding M18 family aminopeptidase, giving the protein MSARLQVQNLLDFIDASPSPWHAVHSVEAELARHRFVRLDEAAKWPLQPEGRYYVVRDDSSIVLFVVGRKPLPEAGFKIIGAHTDSPGLRIKPNAANCSEGLARLNVEVYGGPILATFSDRDLSLAGRIAYRDEHGRIAAQRVRFDEVLLRLPNLAIHMNRTVNEDGLKFNKQTELPLILSVLAEQQLPLPYFQSLLEELSGIEAAHILSWDLNVYDTQKGAFWGAEQEFYTDSQLDNLASCHAGLQAVLDETVLSGTDATLVCAFFDHEEIGSESHIGAAGSFLKDMLRRIGLATETDGEDYARALARSFLVSADMAHAYQPNFPNAYDPDHKVLVNKGPVIKVNAGRRYSSESISEARFAHWCEEAGVPYQKYSHRSDLPCGSTIGPIASAKLGIRAVDVGNPMWAMHSIRESAGVLDHDYLIRVLKRFFAD; this is encoded by the coding sequence ATGAGCGCACGGTTACAGGTTCAGAATTTGCTGGATTTCATCGACGCCAGCCCCAGCCCCTGGCATGCCGTGCACAGCGTCGAAGCGGAGCTGGCGCGCCACCGCTTCGTGCGGCTGGACGAAGCGGCCAAATGGCCGCTGCAACCGGAAGGCCGGTATTACGTGGTCCGCGACGATTCCTCGATCGTGCTGTTCGTCGTCGGCCGAAAGCCGTTGCCGGAAGCCGGATTCAAGATCATCGGCGCTCATACCGATTCGCCGGGCCTTCGGATCAAGCCCAACGCCGCCAATTGCAGCGAAGGCCTGGCCAGGCTTAACGTGGAAGTCTACGGCGGCCCGATTCTGGCCACTTTTTCGGACCGGGATTTGAGCCTGGCCGGACGGATTGCCTACCGCGACGAACACGGACGGATCGCCGCCCAACGGGTCCGCTTCGACGAGGTGCTGCTGCGCCTGCCGAATCTGGCCATTCACATGAATCGCACCGTCAACGAAGACGGCCTGAAGTTCAACAAGCAGACCGAATTGCCGCTGATCCTGTCGGTATTGGCCGAACAGCAACTGCCGCTGCCTTATTTTCAGTCGCTGCTGGAAGAGCTGTCCGGCATTGAAGCCGCGCATATCCTGTCGTGGGATCTGAACGTCTACGACACCCAGAAAGGCGCATTCTGGGGCGCCGAACAGGAATTTTATACCGACAGTCAGTTGGACAACCTGGCTTCGTGCCATGCCGGGCTTCAGGCCGTGCTCGACGAAACCGTATTGAGCGGCACCGACGCGACGCTGGTGTGCGCGTTTTTCGATCACGAAGAAATCGGCAGCGAAAGTCATATCGGCGCCGCCGGCAGCTTTCTGAAAGACATGCTGCGGCGCATCGGTCTGGCCACGGAGACCGACGGGGAAGACTATGCCCGAGCGCTGGCTCGAAGTTTCCTGGTCAGCGCCGACATGGCCCATGCCTATCAGCCCAATTTTCCGAACGCTTACGACCCCGATCACAAGGTCCTGGTCAACAAAGGCCCCGTGATCAAGGTCAACGCCGGCCGCCGCTACAGTTCGGAAAGCATTTCCGAAGCCCGTTTCGCTCACTGGTGCGAAGAAGCCGGGGTGCCTTATCAGAAATATTCGCATCGCAGCGATCTGCCCTGCGGCAGCACGATCGGCCCGATCGCCTCGGCGAAGCTCGGCATTCGCGCCGTCGACGTCGGCAATCCGATGTGGGCGATGCACAGCATCCGGGAAAGCGCCGGGGTCCTGGACCACGACTACCTGATCCGGGTACTGAAGCGCTTCTTCGCCGATTGA
- the msrB gene encoding peptide-methionine (R)-S-oxide reductase MsrB — MTQNHHPTDEQWREKLTPEQFNICRLKGTEPPFTGKYVDCKKKGTYLCACCGHPLFESETKYDSGSGWPSFWDVLSQDSVEEHFDTSHGMRRVEVTCKSCGAHLGHVFTDGPEPTGLRYCINSASLDLQEDA, encoded by the coding sequence ATGACACAGAACCATCATCCCACAGACGAACAGTGGCGCGAAAAATTGACGCCCGAGCAATTCAACATCTGCCGTCTGAAAGGCACTGAGCCGCCTTTTACCGGCAAGTACGTCGACTGTAAAAAAAAGGGCACTTATCTTTGCGCGTGCTGCGGCCACCCGTTGTTCGAATCGGAGACCAAATATGATTCGGGCTCGGGCTGGCCGAGCTTCTGGGACGTCCTTTCCCAAGACAGTGTCGAAGAGCACTTCGACACCAGCCACGGCATGCGCCGGGTGGAAGTCACCTGCAAGTCCTGCGGCGCGCATCTGGGCCACGTCTTCACCGACGGTCCCGAGCCGACCGGCCTTCGTTACTGCATTAATTCCGCCTCGCTGGATTTGCAAGAGGACGCATGA
- a CDS encoding DUF2058 domain-containing protein, which translates to MSQKKLSLQEQLLQAGLVSSAKARSAKTEKHKQNQQQRNSKEQAVDEARELALKAQAEKLERDRELNRIKQEQEEKKQLAAQIKQLVQQHRMPIDENEIDRYDDSFAYHFTDNNKVKKLFVPPQMRAQIAGGRLAIVKAGQRYEVVAVEIAEKIRERSPAAVMVLNAPKQEATESRDPYAAYQIPDDLMW; encoded by the coding sequence ATGAGCCAAAAAAAATTATCGTTGCAAGAGCAATTATTGCAGGCCGGATTGGTAAGCTCGGCCAAGGCCAGGAGCGCCAAAACCGAAAAGCACAAGCAAAACCAGCAGCAGCGCAACAGCAAGGAACAGGCGGTCGATGAAGCCAGGGAACTGGCGTTGAAAGCGCAAGCCGAAAAACTGGAACGGGATCGTGAGCTCAACAGGATCAAGCAGGAACAGGAAGAAAAAAAGCAGCTCGCCGCCCAGATCAAACAATTGGTCCAGCAGCACCGGATGCCTATCGATGAAAACGAAATCGACCGGTACGACGACAGCTTTGCCTATCACTTCACCGACAACAACAAGGTTAAAAAGTTGTTCGTGCCGCCTCAGATGCGGGCGCAGATTGCCGGCGGGCGGCTGGCGATCGTCAAGGCCGGGCAGCGCTACGAGGTGGTCGCCGTGGAAATCGCCGAAAAAATCCGGGAGCGCAGTCCGGCGGCGGTCATGGTCCTGAACGCGCCGAAACAGGAGGCGACCGAAAGCCGCGATCCGTATGCCGCCTATCAGATCCCGGACGACCTGATGTGGTAA
- a CDS encoding NADH-quinone oxidoreductase subunit N has protein sequence MNHDQLIAFLPFIALAGTVITVMTAIVLKRHFVLACVLAAIGLLVTLVTVNMTAGSSAVQVTPLIRMDAYGLFYMALLLTSGIAVIAFCYDYFKDGEGEREELLLLLLIALLGGSVLVASCHFASFFIGLETLSVSLFVLIGYSPTRSASLEAASKYLILSGVSSAFLLMGMALIYAELGALDFDTIGLLLAGRQTFSAMALSGGLLIMAGLGFKLSLVPFHMWTPDVYEGAPAPITAFVATVSKGAVFVLLLRYAAQSGNYLSSAAVNAAAGLAAITILGGNVLALLQQNVKRILAYSSIAHMGYLLIAFIAVGSLAPDLALESAAFYLVAYFLTTLGAFGVVSILASPDAEAVELPHYRGLFWHRPYLATALTLMLLSLAGIPLTAGFIGKFYIFTAGVEGELWGLLALLIVGSGLGLYYYLRIVVVMAMGTEDEGRAAVRPESKPISCTALAVTTLMVVWLGIYPRALIAFIQTSSYGMKSPPGEQVNTLNEANAGPKEASHPYHIRSSGI, from the coding sequence ATGAACCACGATCAACTGATTGCTTTTCTGCCCTTTATTGCCCTTGCCGGTACCGTAATCACTGTGATGACGGCCATCGTCCTGAAACGCCATTTTGTTTTGGCCTGCGTCCTGGCCGCCATCGGCCTTCTGGTGACGTTAGTTACGGTGAATATGACCGCCGGCAGCTCGGCGGTTCAGGTCACTCCTCTGATCCGGATGGACGCCTACGGCTTGTTTTACATGGCGCTGCTGTTGACGTCCGGGATCGCCGTGATCGCCTTCTGTTACGACTATTTCAAAGACGGCGAAGGCGAGCGCGAAGAGCTGTTACTTCTTCTGCTGATCGCTCTTCTGGGCGGTTCGGTATTGGTGGCCAGTTGCCATTTCGCCTCGTTTTTCATCGGCCTGGAAACGCTCAGCGTGTCCCTGTTCGTGCTGATCGGTTACTCGCCGACCCGCTCCGCATCTCTGGAAGCGGCCAGCAAATACCTGATTCTGTCGGGCGTATCCTCGGCCTTTTTGCTGATGGGAATGGCGCTGATCTATGCCGAGTTGGGAGCGCTCGACTTCGACACTATCGGTTTACTGCTGGCAGGACGGCAAACGTTCAGCGCGATGGCGCTCAGCGGCGGACTATTGATCATGGCCGGACTGGGTTTTAAATTGTCGCTGGTGCCGTTCCATATGTGGACGCCGGACGTCTACGAAGGCGCGCCGGCGCCGATAACGGCCTTCGTCGCCACTGTGTCGAAAGGAGCCGTTTTCGTTCTGCTGCTGCGCTACGCCGCCCAATCCGGAAATTATCTGTCTTCCGCGGCGGTGAACGCGGCCGCGGGCCTCGCCGCGATTACCATCCTGGGCGGCAACGTCCTGGCATTGCTGCAACAAAACGTCAAACGCATACTGGCGTATTCTTCGATCGCTCACATGGGTTATCTGTTGATCGCTTTCATCGCGGTCGGCAGTCTGGCTCCGGATCTGGCCCTGGAATCGGCGGCCTTCTATCTGGTCGCTTATTTCCTGACCACGCTGGGCGCTTTCGGCGTGGTATCCATACTGGCCTCACCGGATGCGGAAGCGGTGGAATTGCCCCATTATCGCGGCCTTTTCTGGCACAGGCCCTATCTGGCGACCGCCTTGACGCTGATGCTGCTGTCGCTGGCGGGAATTCCGCTGACCGCCGGATTCATCGGCAAATTTTATATTTTTACTGCCGGCGTCGAGGGCGAGTTATGGGGATTGCTGGCGCTTCTGATCGTCGGCAGCGGCTTGGGGCTGTATTATTATCTGAGGATCGTGGTGGTCATGGCGATGGGCACGGAGGATGAGGGAAGGGCGGCGGTCCGGCCGGAAAGCAAACCCATCTCCTGCACGGCCCTCGCCGTCACCACCCTGATGGTCGTCTGGCTCGGCATTTATCCCCGCGCCCTGATTGCCTTCATTCAGACGTCGTCTTACGGAATGAAGTCCCCTCCCGGAGAGCAAGTAAACACACTGAATGAAGCCAATGCCGGGCCGAAAGAGGCGTCCCATCCTTACCACATCAGGTCGTCCGGGATCTGA
- a CDS encoding complex I subunit 4 family protein, protein MILVALIAVLLLGGLLAWGLERWHPGAPRAVSLAALAIEAVLVVRQYKLTGSSPDLAAAESPVWLADFKQEWISRFGIHFHLALDGLSLLLIALTVVLGVMAVSSSWTEIRHRQGFFYFNLLFCLAGTVGVFLAVDLFLFFFFWEVMILPMYFLITLWGHENRIVAGIKFFIFTQVSGLLMLLSIVALALFNRTSAGSLSFDYFDLLGARIDPDAAFWLMLGFFIAFTVKLPSVPFHTWLPDAHTQAPTGGSVILAGVMLKTGAYGLLRFVIPLFPEAAAQFAPVAMSLGAISVLYAAVTAFAQSDLKRLIAYTSISHMGFVLVGAFCWNLAALQGSVVTMLAHGISAAALFMIAGALQERLHTREMSRMGGFWSVAPRLSAIALFFAIASLGLPGLGNFIGEFLVLAGAFKVSVAITALTSAVLVLAPVYALIVIQKVFHGTYAATGPLPDFTRRELAAMGILMLATLWLGLHPQPLLNTAAPALMQAVQFLSG, encoded by the coding sequence ATGATCCTGGTTGCGCTGATCGCCGTGCTGTTGTTGGGAGGGCTTCTGGCCTGGGGACTCGAACGCTGGCATCCGGGCGCGCCGCGCGCCGTCTCGCTGGCGGCTCTGGCCATCGAAGCGGTCCTGGTCGTCCGGCAATACAAGCTGACCGGATCCTCTCCCGATCTGGCCGCCGCCGAGTCTCCCGTCTGGCTGGCCGACTTCAAACAAGAATGGATTTCCCGTTTCGGCATCCATTTTCATCTGGCGCTGGACGGGCTGAGCCTGCTGTTGATCGCGCTGACCGTGGTGCTCGGCGTCATGGCCGTGAGCAGTTCCTGGACCGAGATCCGGCATCGCCAGGGATTTTTTTATTTCAATCTCTTGTTCTGCTTGGCCGGCACGGTGGGTGTTTTTTTGGCGGTCGATTTATTCCTGTTCTTTTTCTTCTGGGAAGTGATGATCCTGCCGATGTATTTTTTGATTACGCTCTGGGGCCATGAAAACCGTATTGTGGCCGGCATCAAATTTTTTATTTTCACTCAGGTGAGCGGTTTGCTGATGCTGCTGTCGATCGTCGCGCTGGCGCTGTTTAACCGGACGTCGGCCGGTTCTCTCAGCTTCGACTATTTCGATCTGCTCGGAGCAAGGATCGATCCTGACGCCGCCTTCTGGCTGATGCTGGGCTTTTTCATTGCGTTTACGGTCAAGCTGCCGTCGGTGCCGTTCCATACCTGGCTGCCGGATGCCCATACCCAGGCGCCCACCGGAGGCAGCGTCATCCTGGCCGGGGTCATGCTGAAAACCGGGGCTTACGGCTTGTTGCGTTTCGTCATCCCCTTGTTCCCGGAAGCGGCCGCCCAGTTCGCGCCGGTCGCCATGAGTCTGGGCGCGATCAGCGTGCTTTATGCGGCCGTGACCGCTTTCGCCCAGTCCGATCTGAAGCGTTTGATCGCCTATACCAGCATCAGCCATATGGGCTTTGTGCTGGTGGGGGCCTTTTGCTGGAATCTGGCGGCATTGCAGGGCTCGGTCGTTACGATGCTGGCTCACGGCATCAGCGCGGCGGCCCTGTTCATGATTGCCGGTGCCTTGCAGGAGCGTTTGCACACACGGGAGATGAGCCGGATGGGGGGCTTCTGGTCGGTAGCCCCGAGGCTCTCGGCCATCGCCTTATTCTTCGCCATCGCCTCGCTGGGACTGCCGGGACTCGGCAATTTCATCGGCGAATTTCTGGTGTTGGCGGGCGCCTTCAAGGTCAGTGTCGCCATCACGGCGTTAACTTCCGCGGTGCTCGTTCTGGCTCCGGTGTATGCCCTGATCGTCATTCAAAAAGTGTTTCACGGGACCTATGCCGCCACCGGTCCGCTGCCCGATTTTACTCGCCGGGAGCTGGCGGCCATGGGCATTCTCATGCTCGCCACGCTATGGCTCGGACTCCATCCGCAGCCGCTGCTGAACACGGCGGCTCCGGCTTTAATGCAGGCCGTGCAGTTTTTATCCGGATAA